A window from Engraulis encrasicolus isolate BLACKSEA-1 chromosome 13, IST_EnEncr_1.0, whole genome shotgun sequence encodes these proteins:
- the LOC134461603 gene encoding uncharacterized protein K02A2.6-like, giving the protein MATLLGNIGAFDEATEQWSAYTERFEYFCLANKIADDVKVPTFLSVMGGKAFNLLRSLSHPHKPGTKTYVQIVKILGDHYSPKPLIIAERFRFHKRNQEEGESVAQFVAALKGLSEHCEFGGSLDDTIRDRLVCGLRSESIQKRLLTEAKLTLAKAVELSTSMEMATRDAQQLSAGTQVHKLSSESTTKTSDRPCYRCGKTGHEAQECWCRELDCRHCGKTGHIERVCRNKNRAEKQHTEVKKSGFRRNKKKYVNKLEHNQHGSSGNESDDETVCVLSMRDNDDGYWVTPLLENSCVRMQIDTGSRLSMVSEAIYREKLKHLTLQPTKLRLRTYTGEAVPVLGFVKATVEYNEQKRALPLYVIAGNRPALFGRSWLEELKLNWQEVFLVDDGTTGSLREVLEKHTNVFGDELGSMKDITVKLTIKPGSTPKCLKARPVPYAIKPKVEAELDRLVESGVLEQVRTSEWATPIVPVVKKDGSLRICGDFKVTVNPVLAAEQYPLPLIDDIFAGLAGGQKFSKIDLCQAYLQMHVVPESQELLTIVTHKGLYRYKRLPFGITSAPALFQRAMEQILSGLPGVQCYLDDLLITGTDEKTHLRNLEATLQRLEDYGLRVRKDKCEFFRSSVEYLGHVIDSAGLHKAPSKVKAVMEAPSPVNVTQLRSFLGLLTYYGKFVPNLANQLKPLHELLNKAKQWEWTKTCETAFKDAKRALCDSGALIHFDPALPIQLACDASPYGVGAVVSHILPSGEERPIAFASRTLSQAEGGYAQIEREALAIVFGVKRFHQYLFGRKFTLLTDHRPLTSIFGPHSGIPSLAASRMQRWALLLSAHQYDIKYRKADLHGNADGLSRLPLSVTHTEPKPAEIFYFKDVTSTPVTSAHVKKHTRADPVLSEVVDIITRGKRGVMTQSLKPYLERRNELSVQAGCLLWGYRVIIPPPLRGKVLNELHSGHCGVVRMKEIARSYFWWPGLDVAIEEKAKACHDCLKVRNHPQLAPLHPWAWPEEPWQRIHIDFAGPLEGSMFLVVVDAHSKWPEVVVMKSTSTEKTIEELRSIFSRFGLPQQLVSDNGPQLVSEEFKAFMEENGIHHIKSAPYHPATNGLAERFVQTMKQALKSSQSTRSLNQRLSAFLLSYRNTPHATTKVSPASALLKRQLRTRLDLLRPLSTREVVHSQQRAQVDRRAKARLRTLTAGDHVLARNYARGDKWKPATVLAKTGPVSYTVETSDHLVWRRHIDQLLHASGSSDDPNAPAPSVPDLGIYPDQHLEEPQIPPVDGEASPPTVGPEQVMPPPPSAETSGIPAGRTYPKRDRRPPDKLSL; this is encoded by the coding sequence ATGGCCACACTGTTGGGAAATATTGGAGCATTTGATGAAGCCACGGAACAGTGGAGTGCGTACACGGAGAGGTTCGAGTACTTTTGTCTTGCCAATAAGATCGCAGATGATGTTAAAGTGCCGACCTTTTTGAGTGTCATGGGAGGGAAAGCATTTAATCTGTTACGCAGCTTATCACATCCACATAAGCCTGGAACAAAAACATATGTTCAGATAGTGAAGATCCTAGGAGATCACTATTCCCCCAAACCACTCATTATTGCTGAACGGTTCAGATTCCATAAGAGGAACCAGGAGGAGGGAGAATCTGTAGCGCAATTTGTAGCAGCCCTGAAAGGTTTATCTGAACACTGTGAATTTGGAGGCTCTCTCGATGACACCATACGAGACAGACTGGTGTGTGGTCTGCGCAGTGAGTCTATTCAAAAACGGCTACTCACAGAGGCAAAATTGACACTAGCAAAAGCAGtagagttaagcacctctatggAAATGGCCACCCGTGATGCACAGCAATTAAGTGCTGGCACCCAAGTCCACAAACTATCCTCTGAATCAACCACAAAAACAAGTGACAGGCCTTGTTATCGGTGTGGGAAAACTGGACATGAGGCACAAGAATGTTGGTGCAGGGAACTAGACTGCAGACATTGCGGAAAGACAGGCCACATTGAACGTGTCTGTAGAAATAAAAACAGAGCTGAAAAACAGCATACTGAAGTGAAGAAAAGTGGTTTcaggagaaataaaaagaaatatgTCAATAAGTTGGAACACAACCAACATGGATCAAGCGGCAATGAGTCTGACGATGAGACAGTATGTGTGCTATCAATGAGAGACAATGATGATGGATACTGGGTCACCCCACTGTTAGAGAACAGCTGTGTACGGATGCAGATAGACACGGGTTCCCGACTCTCCATGGTGTCTGAGGCCATTTACAGAGAAAAGCTAAAACACCTTACCCTCCAACCAACCAAATTGAGATTACGAACCTATACTGGGGAGGCTGTCCCAGTTTTAGGATTTGTGAAGGCAACAGTGGAATACAACGAGCAAAAAAGGGCCTTACCTCTATACGTCATTGCAGGAAACCGCCCAGCCCTGTTTGGCCGCAGTTGGCTGGAAGAGCTCAAATTAAACTGGCAAGAAGTTTTCCTGGTGGATGATGGGACGACTGGTTCCCTCCGGGAGGTCTTGGAGAAACACACCAATGTTTTTGGTGATGAACTTGGCAGCATGAAAGACATAACAGTCAAACTGACCATAAAACCAGGAAGTACGCCAAAGTGTCTAAAGGCGAGGCCAGTTCCCTATGCAATTAAACCGAAGGTAGAGGCTGAATTAGACCGGCTGGTTGAAAGCGGGGTACTAGAACAAGTCAGAACGAGTGAATGGGCCACACCAATTGTCCCAGTAGTAAAAAAAGATGGGTCGCTCAGAATCTGTGGTGATTTCAAAGTCACGGTAAATCCAGTTTTAGCTGCTGAGCAGTATCCATTACCCCTGATCGATGACATCTTCGCAGGTCTGGCTGGAGGCCAAAAGTTTAGCAAGATAGACTTATGCCAGGCTTACCTTCAGATGCATGTTGTTCCCGAGTCTCAGGAACTGCTGACGATAGTCACGCACAAGGGCCTTTACAGATACAAGAGGCTCCCTTTTGGAATTACATCGGCTCCAGCCCTTTTTCAAAGAGCCATGGAGCAAATCCTGAGTGGCCTTCCCGGAGTCCAATGCTACTTGGATGATCTTTTGATCACAGGGACAGATGAAAAGACACACTTAAGGAACCTGGAAGCAACTTTACAGAGACTGGAAGACTATGGCCTGAGAGTTCGGAAAGACAAGTGTGAATTTTTCAGATCCTCAGTTGAGTACCTAGGCCATGTTATTGACAGTGCAGGACTGCACAAAGCGCCATCCAAAGTAAAGGCCGTAATGGAAGCGCCCTCTCCAGTCAATGTGACCCAACTGAGATCATTTTTAGGCCTTCTCACATACTATGGGAAATTTGTGCCTAACCTGGCAAATCAGCTGAAGCCATTACACGAGCTGCTAAACAAAGCAAAGCAATGGGAGTGGACCAAGACATGTGAAACAGCATTCAAAGACGCAAAAAGGGCTCTGTGTGACTCTGGGGCCCTCATTCACTTTGATCCTGCACTACCCATCCAGTTGGCATGTGATGCTTCACCCTACGGTGTTGGCGCCGTAGTATCACACATACTACCATCAGGGGAAGAGAGGCCAATCGCTTTTGCTTCGCGAACCTTGAGCCAAGCCGAAGGCGGATACGCCCAAATTGAGCGGGAAGCTTTGGCCATAGTTTTTGGTGTGAAGAGATTCCATCAATATCTCTTTGGCAGGAAGTTCACTTTACTGACTGACCATCGACCACTGACCTCTATTTTTGGCCCCCACTCTGGCATCCCCTCCTTGGCTGCCAGTCGTATGCAGCGATGGGCCCTACTTTTGTCTGCGCATCAATATGACATTAAATACCGGAAGGCAGACCTGCATGGGAACGCAGATGGCCTGTCTAGGCTGCCattgtcagtcacacacacagagccgaaGCCGGCTGAGATTTTTTACTTCAAGGATGTGACGTCAACACCAGTGACCTCAGCTcatgtgaagaaacacacacgAGCAGATCCTGTTCTGTCCGAGGTGGTGGATATTATCACCCGAGGGAAGAGGGGTGTCATGACCCAGAGTCTGAAGCCATATCTAGAGAGGAGAAATGAGCTATCGGTCCAGGCAGGATGCCTACTGTGGGGTTATCGCGTCATTATTCCACCACCCTTAAGAGGGAAAGTGCTTAACGAGCTCCACTCCGGACACTGTGGAGTGGTACGAATGAAAGAGATTGCACGCAGCTACTTCTGGTGGCCAGGCCTGGATGTAGCTATAGAGGAAAAGGCAAAAGCATGTCATGACTGTCTGAAAGTCAGAAACCACCCACAACTGGCCCCCTTACACCCCTGGGCCTGGCCTGAAGAGCCATGGCAAAGAATTCACATAGATTTTGCAGGGCCACTGGAGGGCAGTATGTTTTTAGTAGTGGTTGATGCTCATAGTAAGTGGCCAGAGGTTGTTGTAATGAAGAGCACCTCCACAGAGAAAACAATTGAAGAACTACGAAGCATTTTCAGTCGTTTTGGCTTACCACAGCAACTTGTCAGTGATAACGGGCCACAACTAGTGTCTGAGGAGTTTAAGGCATTCATGGAAGAGAACGGCATCCATCACATCAAGTCTGCACCATATCACCCAGCCACCAATGGGCTGGCAGAACGATTTGTCCAGACCATGAAACAAGCGCTCAAGTCTTCACAAAGCACACGGTCCCTTAACCAGCGTCTCAGTGCCTTTCTGCTGTCATATCGAAACACTCCGCATGCTACCACAAAGGTGTCTCCAGCCTCTGCCTTACTCAAAAGACAGCTCCGCACACGTCTAGATCTTCTGAGACCTCTAAGTACAAGGGAGGTTGTCCACAGCCAGCAGAGGGCTCAGGTAGACAGAAGAGCAAAAGCACGGCTGCGAACCCTCACAGCCGGGGACCATGTCCTTGCCCGGAACTATGCCAGGGGAGATAAGTGGAAACCAGCAACTGTTCTGGCAAAAACAGGTCCTGTGTCATACACGGTTGAAACCAGTGACCACCTGGTATGGAGGAGACACATCGATCAACTCCTTCACGCCTCTGGTTCCAGTGATGACCCAAATGCTCCAGCCCCTTCAGTCCCTGACCTTGGAATCTACCCAGATCAGCATCTGGAAGAACCCCAGATTCCACCAGTAGATGGGGAGGCTTCCCCACCTACAGTCGGACCTGAGCAGGTTATGCCACCTCCACCCAGTGCCGAGACCAGTGGCATTCCTGCGGGTCGTACTTACCCCAAAAGAGACAGGCGACCCCCAGACAAACTCTCATTATAA